Proteins encoded within one genomic window of Hevea brasiliensis isolate MT/VB/25A 57/8 chromosome 8, ASM3005281v1, whole genome shotgun sequence:
- the LOC131169028 gene encoding NADPH-dependent pterin aldehyde reductase-like, which produces MKTASFGAVNRAAAGAAGASSGGKTVMITGVSKGLGRALALELAKRGHTIIGCSRAQDKLNSLQSELSSDHNNHHLLLIANVRSNSSVEELARAVIEKKGVPDIIVNNAGTINRNNKIWEVPEEEFDAVIDTNVKGIANVLRHFIPLMLPKKQGIIVNFSSGWGRSGAALVAPYCASEWAVEGLTRSVAKELPDGMAVIALNPGVIHTEMLQSCFGTSASIYQAPDAWAPKAATMILNLTGADNGASLTL; this is translated from the exons ATGAAAACGGCGTCGTTTGGGGCGGTTAACAGAGCCGCGGCTGGAGCTGCAGGTGCGAGCTCTGGCGGTAAGACGGTAATGATTACCGGAGTGAGCAAAGGACTAGGCAGAGCCTTAGCTCTAGAACTAGCCAAGAGAGGTCACACCATCATCGGTTGCTCTCGTGCTCAGGATAAGCTCAATTCCCTCCAAtctgaactctcctccgaccataACAACCACCACCTGCTCCTCATCGCCAACGTG AGGTCTAATAGTAGCGTCGAAGAGCTGGCAAGAGCTGTAATAGAAAAGAAGGGTGTTCCAGATATCATAG TGAACAATGCGGGTACCATTAACAGAAACAACAAGATATGGGAAGTTCCAGAGGAAGAGTTTGACGCTGTAATTGATACGAATGTGAAAGGAATAGCTAATGTTTTGCGTCACTTCATCCCTCTAATGTTACCCAAGAAGCAAGGAATTATTGTTAACTTCTCTTCTGGATGGGGAAGATCCGGTGCTGCCCTG GTTGCGCCTTATTGTGCATCTGAATGGGCTGTTGAGGGTTTGACCAGATCAGTTGCAAAAGAGTTGCCTGATGGGATGGCAgttattgcacttaatccgggagTGATACACACTGAAATGCTCCAGTCATGCTTTGGCACTTCAGCTTCAATTTACCAGGCACCCGATGCATG